A stretch of DNA from Deltaproteobacteria bacterium:
GGAAACGCGCCGCGTAGGAGGCCGTGCCCAAACCGAGCTGGAGGAGGAGAAGCACCCCCAGGAACAACGCGAGGGACCGGAACACCGGCGCCTCTTCACCGATCCGTAGCGCTTTGAGCACCAGCGCGGCGATCTGAAGTGTCACCAGCAACGCCATGAGCACATGCAGGACCACTCCGGTGCCGGTGTGGCGGATGACCGCTCCCAGGAGGCTCTGGACGTATATCAGGAGCGTGGCCGCGAGGCAGAACCACTGGAACAGCGTCCAACCGGCCGCCGCCGCCTCGCGCGCCATCTCTTCGGAGTTCATGGACGAACCCGCCGGCTCCCCTAGCCGCAACGAGGGAGACAGCATGCCCGGCCGCGCTTCGAGCCACGCGCGCGAAGTAAACAGCGCCATGGAAACCATGAGGGCGAAGAACGCCTGGGCCAGCCCGGCGTGGATGATGGCGAAATCCTGCTCCAGCCACACGACCCTGAGACCGCCGATGATCCCCTGCACGATCACCAGCACCAGGGCCGCGATGCCGAGCCGGCGCAGCCACGCCCGCGGCTCCTTGAGCCAGAGCCACACCGCCATCAC
This window harbors:
- a CDS encoding COX15/CtaA family protein, which produces MALTTAGTTLFLLFVGALVTSKGAGLAVPDWPTTFGHNMFLFPWARMVDGVFYEHSHRLVASGVGFLTLVMAVWLWLKEPRAWLRRLGIAALVLVIVQGIIGGLRVVWLEQDFAIIHAGLAQAFFALMVSMALFTSRAWLEARPGMLSPSLRLGEPAGSSMNSEEMAREAAAAGWTLFQWFCLAATLLIYVQSLLGAVIRHTGTGVVLHVLMALLVTLQIAALVLKALRIGEEAPVFRSLALFLGVLLLLQLGLGTASYAARFLAIGAAWQPGVTVAVTTGHVVTGALMLAVCVVMTLWAFRRLGAGRLPVMDGVVSERVPA